GGGCCAGAGATTATGCCATGCGCCTTTGGTTAAATCCCGAAAAGCTAGCCCTTTATAACCTCGTTCCACAAGATGTTATGAATGCTATAAAAGATCAAAACTTTGAGATTGCCCCCGGTAAATTTGGAGAAACCTCGGATGAAGCTTTCGAAACAGTGATCCGTCATAAAGGGCGTTTCACCACACCGGAGGAATTCCAGAGTATTGTGATCAAAACCAACACCGACGGTTCAGTGCTCTATTTAAAAGATGTAGCCCGGGTAGAATTCGGTGCTACAAATTTAAGCAGCGACAACAAGGTAAATGGGCATCCCGGTCTTACACTCAACTTAACTCAGACCAGTGGTTCCAATGCCCATGATATCGACATTGCCGTCAGAAAGGTTCTTGAAGAACAATCAAAAACATTTCCAAAAGGCCTACACTATGAGGTGACCTATTCTGTACGTGATCAGATCGACGAATCGATTAACCAAGTGGAGCACACCCTTTTTGAGGCCTTTATCCTAGTATTTATTATTGTCTTTATCTTTCTGCAAGATTTTAGATCCACCCTGATTCCGGCAATTGCAATCCCTGTTTCCTTGGTGGGAACCTTCTTTTTTCTACAGCTTTTTGGATTTTCGCTCAATGTCCTCACGATGTTTGCTCTGGTACTGGCGATTGGAATCGTGGTGGATGACGCCATTGTCGTCGTCGAAGCTATCCATGAAAAAATGCACAGTACAGGAATGAAACCCAGGGCCGCGACATTGTCAACGATGTCCGAGATTACGGGAGCTATCCTGTCAATAACCATGGTCATGGCTGCTGTATTTTTGCCTGTAGGATTTATGGAAGGGCCAGCAGGTATTTTCTATCGACAATTTGCCTATACCTTGGCAACAGCGATTCTGATTTCAGCTCTCAATGCCTTGACTTTAAGTCCAGCCTTATGTGCGCTACTCCTGAAAGCCCCACAGCATGATACCAATCCAAAAAGCAGCAAAATCAATCAATTTAAAGATCGTTTCTTTAAAGCATTCAATACATCTTTTGATCGGCTGACCGCCCGTTATGTCGCTCTTGTAGAAATACTGATCAAGAATAAAAAAATAGCCTGGGCAGGCTTAATTTTAATTACAGCACTTGGCATCGTGTTTATGATTAAAACACCTAAAAGTTTTATTCCGACCGAAGATGATGGCTTTATTACATATAACATTGCCCTCCCTCCCGGCGCTTCATTGAGCCGGACAACTGAGGTCCTTCATCGTGCCGATAGTATTTTAAAGAAAAGAAAGGATATCAATGGCATGACAACAGTCTCTGGTTTTAATGCCTTGGACGGAAGCTCCAGCCCGGCCTTCGCTGCGGGTTATATTACCTTAAAACCACATGCCAAACGCGAGCACATCAAAAACATTAATGCGTTTATGGATACCATCAGGCATGATCTGTCCCAGATCAATGAAGCAACGTTTACGGTGTTCCCCCGACCTACCGTACAGGGTTTTGGAGACTTTGCGGGCATTGAAATGGTTCTTCAGGATCGGATGGGTGGTGACATTCGGGATTTCAACACCATTGCAGATACCTTTATCAACCAGCTTAATACGCTGCCTGAAATTCGCAGCGCCTACACAAGCTTTAAATCAAACTTCCCTCAATATGAAGTAAATATCGATGCCGTAAAGGCAAAATCGCTGGGCGTCGAAATCAAAGATCTTATGTCCACAATACGGTCTTATTTTGCACGTGTACAGGCAAGTGATTTTAACCGGTTTGGTCGCCAATACCGCGTTTATGTCCAATCGGATTTCGACTTCCGGAAGGATCCCGAATCCTTCAATTCTATTTTTGTGCGGAATAGTAAAGGCGAAATGGTTCCTATTAACACCATATTAACTTTAGAAA
The Sphingobacterium multivorum genome window above contains:
- a CDS encoding efflux RND transporter permease subunit, whose protein sequence is MLKTFINRPVLATVVSIILVILGLVGLKLLPVSRFPEIAPPSVLVSLSYPGANAETVAKSVLLPIEEAINGVEDMTYIKSSASNSGSGSVSVYFKTGTNPDIASVNVQTRISKAISSIPAEVNEAGITVMPRQTGVIMTINLYSDHQDSAYDETFLQAYAQINLMRPLLRVDGVAQVSRLGARDYAMRLWLNPEKLALYNLVPQDVMNAIKDQNFEIAPGKFGETSDEAFETVIRHKGRFTTPEEFQSIVIKTNTDGSVLYLKDVARVEFGATNLSSDNKVNGHPGLTLNLTQTSGSNAHDIDIAVRKVLEEQSKTFPKGLHYEVTYSVRDQIDESINQVEHTLFEAFILVFIIVFIFLQDFRSTLIPAIAIPVSLVGTFFFLQLFGFSLNVLTMFALVLAIGIVVDDAIVVVEAIHEKMHSTGMKPRAATLSTMSEITGAILSITMVMAAVFLPVGFMEGPAGIFYRQFAYTLATAILISALNALTLSPALCALLLKAPQHDTNPKSSKINQFKDRFFKAFNTSFDRLTARYVALVEILIKNKKIAWAGLILITALGIVFMIKTPKSFIPTEDDGFITYNIALPPGASLSRTTEVLHRADSILKKRKDINGMTTVSGFNALDGSSSPAFAAGYITLKPHAKREHIKNINAFMDTIRHDLSQINEATFTVFPRPTVQGFGDFAGIEMVLQDRMGGDIRDFNTIADTFINQLNTLPEIRSAYTSFKSNFPQYEVNIDAVKAKSLGVEIKDLMSTIRSYFARVQASDFNRFGRQYRVYVQSDFDFRKDPESFNSIFVRNSKGEMVPINTILTLEKTVGPETITRYNLYNAIAVNITPAEGYSTDDAMQAIQKLADNKLPGNYGFEWTGMSYEESQSGSQTILIFALSILFVYFLLSAQYESYILPWAVLLSIPVGLIGVFAVINLVGLQNNIYVQVGLIMLIGLLAKNAILIVEFAVQERKNGKSIVEAAISGSKLRLRPILMTSLAFVAGLVPLMWTVGPSAIGNHSISFSAAGGMLFGVAFGIFIIPVLFVVFKNLDEKIHDKLAKEEEE